The Arachis hypogaea cultivar Tifrunner chromosome 19, arahy.Tifrunner.gnm2.J5K5, whole genome shotgun sequence genome has a window encoding:
- the LOC112776077 gene encoding protein AGENET DOMAIN (AGD)-CONTAINING P1, translated as MAPKSKSKSKAKAKTPKPSPSSSSKSSSSSSIFKPGTRVEVSSDDDGFRGSWFSGTVIRRAGADKFTVEYDNLLADERGKKKLREQLGFHQLRPLPPEEAGVEFKFGDEVDAFHNDGWWEGSITQELENGMFAVYFRGSKEQIEFTADQLRKHREWMNEKWVPPFAQQEQEENMVSDPNAKSDKTVKGKEVVATPNVTSDDKDVKGKGVMLTPNVSSDDEGKKVVLTPNIKSDETAEEFNFCEGMLVEVSNDEEGFQGAWFSATVVEVIGDDRFLIEYKTLLDDNSNLLREEADKWHIRPPPPATSENIKFSYLEEVDAMYNDGWWVGVISKVLGDSKYVVYFRSSNEEIEFPNSQLRPHLDWIGGKWVLASEALNLL; from the exons ATGGCTCccaaatccaaatccaaatccaaagccaaagccaaaacCCCAAAACCCTCTCCTTCCTCCTCCTCCAAGTCCTCCTCCTCATCCTCCATCTTCAAACCTGGCACGAGAGTCGAGGTCAGCTCCGATGACGACGGATTCCGTGGTTCTTGGTTCTCCGGCACCGTCATCCGCCGCGCTGGTGCGGACAAATTCACGGTCGAGTACGACAACCTCTTGGCCGACGAGCGGGGCAAAAAGAAGCTGAGGGAGCAGCTCGGCTTCCACCAGCTTCGGCCGCTTCCTCCGGAGGAGGCCGGCGTCGAATTCAAGTTCGGCGATGAGGTTGACGCGTTCCACAACGACGGTTGGTGGGAGGGGAGTATCACGCAGGAGCTGGAGAATGGTATGTTCGCTGTTTATTTCAGAGGGTCGAAGGAGCAGATCGAGTTTACCGCGGACCAGCTGAGGAAACATCGCGAGTGGATGAATGAGAAGTGGGTTCCGCCGTTTGCGCAGCAAGAACAAGAAGAG AATATGGTGTCAGACCCAAATGCAAAGTCTGATAAAACTGTGAAAGGGAAAGAAGTGGTGGCGACACCAAATGTGACGTCTGATGATAAAGATGTGAAAGGGAAGGGAGTGATGTTGACACCAAATGTGTCATCTGATGATGAAGGGAAGAAAGTGGTGTTGACACCAAATATAAAGTCTGATGAAACTGCAGAAGAGTTCAATTTTTGTGAAGGGATGCTGGTTGAGGTAAGCAATGATGAGGAAGGTTTCCAAGGAGCTTGGTTTTCTGCCACTGTTGTTGAAGTAATTGGAGACGATAGGTTCCTTATAGAGTACAAGACCCTGCTGGACGATAATTCGAATCTTTTGAGAGAGGAGGCTGATAAGTGGCACATAAGGCCCCCTCCCCCAGCAACTTCTGAGAACATTAAATTCAGTTATCTTGAAGAAGTGGATGCTATGTACAACGATGGATGGTGGGTTGGTGTAATTTCCAAAGTTCTTGGCGACTCAAAGTACGTAGTTTACTTCAGGAGCTCCAATGAAGAAATAGAGTTTCCGAACTCCCAGTTGAGGCCACATCTGGACTGGATTGGCGGCAAGTGGGTCTTGGCTTCTGAG GCGTTGAACTTGTTGTGA